From the Streptococcus hyointestinalis genome, the window CGCAACTGCTCATCCTTAGAGTTGAGCTGAACATCTTTTGCTTTTAGTTGCTCATAGAGACGTGTAATTTCTGTGTTTTTTTCATCAACAAGAATTTCTAATAACTCACGTTTTTGTGTTTCTTCATCGATGGGGTCATCTTCAAAAATCGTCTTTTTATAGATTTCTTCTAGTTTTTCTAATCCTTCACGATTGACAACGGTCACACCTTTTTCATTTTTAGAGACAAACTCCTCTGGAAATGACTTGACACGATTGTTAACCGCTTGACGACTGACACCCAAGATTTCAGCGATTTCGCTG encodes:
- a CDS encoding DUF536 domain-containing protein, whose protein sequence is MAIEKTVSEIAEILGVSRQAVNNRVKSFPEEFVSKNEKGVTVVNREGLEKLEEIYKKTIFEDDPIDEETQKRELLEILVDEKNTEITRLYEQLKAKDVQLNSKDEQLRVKDVQIAEKDKQLDQQQQLTLAAMEDTKRLQLELDEAKAEVEEIQTKQDEEQETKLEVKKGFLARLFGSNE